A genomic window from Sphingobacterium spiritivorum includes:
- a CDS encoding aspartate aminotransferase family protein: protein MLSNRELFLMNTAQTSNSPRLVEVEKAEGIYLYGPQGQQYMDLVSGFNVSNIGHRHPKVLEAIRQQLDKYLHVTVYGEFVQAPQVQFATDLLAVLPPSFESVYLTNSGAEAVEGSMKIAKRFTGRRQIIAAKKAYHGSTQGALSLIGNEEYQTAYAPLLPEIDFITFNDLSDLSAITDKTAAVILEAIQGEAGVRVPDVAYMQAVRKRCDETGTLLIFDEIQTGFGRTGKLFAFEHFGIVPDILMLAKGIGGGMPLGAFVAPKQIMDVIKDNPMLGHITTFGGHPVSCAAARASLQVIKDEKLIEQVEEKALLFRQLLQHPKIKEIRGLGLMMCLQLENFDQVYQVSKYCAEHGVMIDWYLHCETALRVAPPLNISTDQIREACTIILAGVEKYT, encoded by the coding sequence ATGTTAAGTAATCGTGAATTATTCCTGATGAATACAGCCCAGACATCAAACTCTCCCCGTCTGGTAGAAGTAGAAAAAGCAGAAGGAATTTATTTATATGGTCCGCAGGGACAACAATATATGGATCTGGTATCCGGTTTTAATGTGAGCAATATAGGTCACAGACATCCTAAGGTACTGGAGGCAATACGGCAGCAACTGGATAAGTATCTCCATGTAACTGTATATGGTGAGTTTGTACAGGCGCCACAGGTACAGTTTGCAACAGATCTGCTGGCGGTCCTGCCCCCCTCTTTTGAATCAGTATACCTGACAAACAGCGGAGCAGAAGCTGTAGAAGGATCCATGAAAATCGCAAAACGTTTCACAGGAAGAAGACAGATCATAGCTGCAAAAAAAGCATACCACGGAAGCACGCAGGGTGCCTTGAGTCTCATCGGTAATGAAGAGTATCAAACAGCCTACGCACCCTTATTACCGGAGATAGACTTTATCACCTTTAACGATCTTTCGGATCTGTCTGCGATCACGGATAAGACCGCAGCCGTCATACTGGAAGCTATTCAGGGTGAAGCCGGCGTACGTGTTCCGGATGTGGCTTATATGCAGGCTGTGCGCAAACGCTGCGATGAAACCGGAACACTGTTAATCTTTGATGAAATACAAACCGGATTCGGACGTACCGGAAAACTCTTTGCTTTCGAACACTTTGGCATTGTCCCCGACATTCTTATGCTCGCAAAAGGTATAGGTGGAGGAATGCCTCTGGGCGCATTTGTTGCACCTAAACAGATTATGGATGTAATCAAAGACAATCCTATGCTGGGCCATATTACCACATTCGGCGGACATCCTGTAAGTTGTGCCGCAGCAAGAGCATCCTTACAAGTCATAAAAGATGAAAAACTGATTGAACAGGTAGAGGAGAAAGCATTGCTTTTCCGTCAGTTGCTCCAGCATCCTAAAATTAAAGAGATACGTGGATTAGGACTGATGATGTGTCTGCAACTGGAAAATTTTGATCAGGTCTACCAGGTTAGTAAGTATTGTGCTGAACACGGTGTGATGATAGACTGGTACCTGCACTGCGAGACAGCACTTAGGGTAGCACCTCCGCTGAACATCAGTACAGATCAGATCAGAGAAGCCTGTACTATTATTCTGGCAGGAGTAGAAAAATATACTTAG
- the thrA gene encoding bifunctional aspartate kinase/homoserine dehydrogenase I, translating into MKVLKFGGTSVGSADSIRSVLAIVTAAYQAGEKPLVVLSAMSGITNLLTQMAEDAAEGKPFESGIKVLEEKHFEVVRKLIAVKFQNPVFTKLKLFFNEIEDLLQGIYALKELSNQSRDLVVSYGERCSTFLVSKIAEQHLEESLFVDASHYIKTNSNFGHASVNDEITDQLIRALANTNADKLMFVTGFIGSNENGRITTLGRGGSDYTAAIFGSVLNASAIEIWTDVNGMLTADPRIVKKAFSLPVLSYTEAMELSYFGAKVIYPPTMIPAFLKKIPIIIRNTFQPEFEGTVIQFDSGKTSYPIKGISSISDISVINLSGSGMIGKSGFSGRLFTLLAREQINVVLITQSSSEHSITFAVHPDDARKAVQLIEAEFELELEANKLVRPEIENDLSVLAIVGENMKKTPGMSGKLFAALGRNGINVRAIAQGSSEFNISVIISKIDLAKALNAVHDAFFAELKKTLHVFNLGTGNIGSTLFKQLENQHDFLSDKNDIDIKVVGISNSRKMVFSESGINLGNWEEDLNENGIDADLPLFVEKMKAMNLPNCVFIDNTASKIPSSYYEDIFRSNISIVTCNKIANSGKYEQYKSLHDTARKYGVDFFYETNVGAGLPIVRVLKDLMMSGDRIIKIEAILSGTISYIFNNFKENASFYDVVMKAQELGYTEPDPRDDLGGVDFMRKMLILARDAGHAIESEDVDLGAILPEACLKADSVASFYEELKKEDAYFEALKAKAKAENKVIRYIGKLENGKVAISVQLVDETHPFYSLSGSDNIISFTTERYKERPLVVKGPGAGAEVTAAGVFADLVNVGA; encoded by the coding sequence ATGAAAGTTCTAAAATTCGGTGGTACATCAGTAGGCTCGGCAGACAGCATCCGCTCAGTGCTCGCCATTGTAACAGCCGCTTATCAGGCAGGAGAGAAACCCTTAGTCGTATTATCCGCTATGTCAGGCATTACCAATCTGCTAACGCAGATGGCGGAAGATGCTGCTGAAGGAAAACCATTTGAGTCCGGGATAAAAGTTCTGGAAGAAAAACACTTTGAAGTGGTCCGGAAACTGATCGCTGTAAAATTCCAGAATCCTGTTTTTACCAAATTGAAGTTGTTCTTCAATGAAATAGAAGATCTGCTTCAGGGAATCTATGCACTGAAAGAGCTGAGCAATCAAAGCCGGGATCTGGTGGTGAGTTATGGGGAGCGCTGCTCTACCTTTCTGGTGTCAAAAATAGCCGAACAGCATCTGGAGGAATCCTTGTTTGTAGACGCTTCACATTATATCAAGACAAATTCAAATTTTGGACATGCCAGTGTCAATGATGAGATCACCGATCAACTGATCCGTGCACTGGCCAATACTAATGCTGACAAACTGATGTTTGTAACCGGATTTATCGGTTCTAACGAAAATGGACGTATTACGACTTTAGGTCGGGGAGGATCAGACTATACAGCTGCTATATTCGGGTCTGTACTGAATGCTTCGGCTATAGAGATATGGACAGATGTAAACGGTATGCTGACTGCAGATCCGCGTATCGTGAAGAAAGCATTCTCTTTGCCAGTTCTCTCTTATACAGAAGCAATGGAGCTTTCCTATTTTGGTGCGAAGGTGATTTATCCGCCGACCATGATTCCTGCATTCCTGAAGAAAATTCCGATTATTATCCGTAATACATTCCAGCCGGAATTTGAGGGAACAGTTATTCAGTTTGACAGCGGAAAGACCAGTTATCCGATAAAAGGTATTTCTTCTATCAGCGATATCTCTGTGATCAATCTGAGCGGTTCAGGTATGATCGGCAAATCCGGTTTCAGCGGTCGTCTGTTCACCTTACTTGCACGCGAACAGATCAATGTCGTATTGATTACGCAGTCTTCTTCCGAGCACAGTATTACATTTGCCGTGCACCCGGATGATGCGCGCAAGGCTGTTCAGCTTATAGAAGCAGAGTTTGAGCTGGAACTGGAAGCAAATAAACTGGTACGGCCTGAAATTGAAAATGATCTTTCCGTACTTGCCATTGTCGGTGAGAATATGAAGAAAACCCCGGGAATGTCGGGCAAACTATTCGCCGCACTGGGAAGAAACGGTATCAATGTACGTGCAATTGCCCAGGGATCTTCTGAATTTAATATCTCGGTGATCATCTCCAAGATCGATCTTGCAAAGGCACTGAATGCGGTTCATGATGCTTTCTTTGCTGAACTCAAGAAAACGCTGCATGTCTTTAATCTGGGGACAGGGAATATTGGTTCGACATTGTTCAAACAATTGGAGAATCAGCATGATTTCCTTTCTGATAAAAATGATATTGATATCAAGGTAGTGGGGATATCGAATAGCCGGAAGATGGTTTTCAGTGAATCAGGGATCAATCTGGGTAACTGGGAAGAGGATCTGAACGAAAATGGTATAGATGCTGACTTGCCACTGTTTGTAGAGAAGATGAAAGCAATGAATCTGCCTAACTGTGTTTTTATAGATAATACAGCAAGTAAAATCCCGTCTTCCTATTATGAAGATATCTTCAGATCCAATATATCCATTGTAACCTGCAATAAGATTGCAAATTCGGGCAAATATGAGCAGTATAAGTCTCTGCATGACACTGCGCGTAAATATGGTGTAGATTTCTTTTATGAAACAAATGTCGGTGCAGGACTGCCCATTGTACGGGTTCTTAAAGATCTGATGATGAGCGGAGACCGTATTATCAAGATAGAAGCGATCCTGTCCGGAACAATATCCTATATTTTCAATAACTTTAAAGAAAATGCTTCGTTCTATGACGTGGTTATGAAAGCACAGGAACTGGGGTATACAGAGCCTGATCCGCGTGATGACCTCGGAGGAGTGGATTTCATGCGTAAGATGCTGATTCTGGCGCGTGATGCAGGTCATGCCATTGAATCTGAAGATGTAGATCTGGGCGCCATTCTGCCTGAAGCCTGTCTGAAAGCAGATAGTGTGGCTTCTTTTTATGAAGAACTGAAAAAAGAGGATGCGTATTTCGAGGCATTAAAAGCAAAAGCTAAGGCTGAGAATAAAGTAATCCGTTATATCGGTAAACTTGAAAATGGGAAAGTGGCTATTTCAGTACAATTAGTGGATGAGACGCACCCTTTCTATTCACTTTCGGGAAGCGACAATATTATCTCCTTTACAACCGAACGCTATAAGGAACGTCCTCTCGTTGTCAAAGGACCGGGAGCAGGTGCTGAGGTAACAGCTGCAGGTGTATTTGCGGATCTGGTGAATGTCGGTGCTTAA
- a CDS encoding homoserine kinase, whose product MELSQLKKDINLEKMLDEIRVFAPATVANMICGFDILGFALDEPGDEVIMKRVSTPGVVITEITGDDGRLPLDPEKNTVSACVQFLLHNLGLQHEVGVEIKLHKHMPIGSGLGSSAASTVAGLFAINALLGSPLSKEELLPYCVEGERLACGTGHADNVAPALFGGITLIRSTEPLDVISLPTPKELYAAVVFPQVDVPTRDARQLIKEKVLLKDAVTQWGNIAGLVAGLFKEDYDLIARSMHDVLIEPTRAILIPQFYEMKQIALDEGALSFGISGSGPSVVAVTRDRTIAENIKARIQHHLNESEIESFGYVSSVNVEGPKVLN is encoded by the coding sequence ATGGAACTATCGCAACTGAAAAAAGATATCAATCTGGAAAAGATGTTGGATGAAATAAGGGTTTTTGCGCCGGCAACGGTTGCCAATATGATCTGCGGATTTGATATTCTGGGTTTCGCACTGGACGAACCGGGCGATGAAGTCATCATGAAAAGGGTCTCAACACCCGGGGTAGTGATTACCGAGATAACAGGTGACGACGGCCGTTTGCCTTTAGATCCTGAAAAAAATACAGTATCGGCATGTGTGCAATTTCTGCTGCATAATCTGGGATTGCAGCATGAAGTAGGTGTCGAAATCAAATTACACAAACATATGCCTATTGGTTCCGGACTAGGTTCCAGTGCTGCCAGCACTGTTGCAGGTCTCTTTGCCATCAATGCGCTGTTAGGAAGCCCGCTTTCTAAGGAAGAGCTTCTTCCTTACTGCGTAGAGGGAGAACGACTGGCCTGCGGTACAGGTCACGCAGACAATGTAGCTCCTGCTCTTTTTGGAGGCATTACACTGATTCGCAGCACAGAACCTCTGGATGTTATATCCCTGCCGACTCCGAAAGAGTTATATGCAGCGGTCGTGTTTCCGCAGGTAGATGTCCCGACAAGAGATGCGCGTCAACTCATCAAAGAAAAAGTATTACTGAAAGACGCTGTCACACAATGGGGAAATATTGCGGGACTCGTAGCCGGCCTGTTCAAGGAAGATTATGACCTTATAGCAAGAAGTATGCATGATGTATTGATCGAACCTACACGCGCTATTCTGATTCCGCAATTTTATGAAATGAAGCAAATAGCGCTGGACGAAGGCGCATTGAGCTTTGGTATATCGGGCTCAGGGCCGTCTGTAGTAGCCGTGACAAGAGATAGAACCATAGCTGAAAATATCAAAGCACGTATACAGCATCACCTGAATGAATCCGAAATAGAAAGTTTCGGATATGTATCATCCGTCAATGTAGAAGGACCTAAAGTTTTAAACTAA
- a CDS encoding class I SAM-dependent rRNA methyltransferase gives MKSVILNKGKDKAAWQLHPWVFSGAVNNVSGNVENGEVVSVFNSDREFIAYGIYHNQSRVAVRLLEWHPDAAIDENWWRNRIRKAVEARQHLLTTETNTVRLIFAEADFIPGLIADKYADYISIQVHAAGTENVKAVIIDELTRLLQPKGIYERSDLKSREYEGLPNTNGLLSGELPPEFVDVVENGIRYKVNIIDGQKSGFYCDQRENRYLTAQYVKDKRVLDCFCYSGGFTLNSIQQGAAAVTAVDSSALAIETLERNMVVNGFETSAHRFILSDVNKQLRTFIEEEAKFDVVILDPPKYAPSRSSLEKASRAYKDLNRRGMMLLESGGLLATFSCSGAMDISTFKQVIAWAALDAGKEIQFIRQFHQPEDHPVRASFPEGEYLKGLLVRIL, from the coding sequence ATGAAATCAGTCATTCTGAATAAGGGCAAGGATAAAGCTGCCTGGCAACTGCACCCCTGGGTATTTTCCGGAGCAGTAAACAATGTCTCCGGCAATGTAGAAAACGGAGAAGTCGTATCTGTATTCAACAGCGATCGTGAATTTATTGCTTATGGTATTTACCATAACCAATCGCGTGTTGCTGTTCGTTTGCTGGAATGGCATCCGGATGCGGCTATTGATGAAAATTGGTGGCGCAATCGCATCCGTAAGGCTGTGGAAGCCCGTCAGCATCTTTTGACAACTGAGACCAATACTGTTCGTCTGATTTTTGCAGAAGCAGATTTTATCCCCGGACTTATTGCAGACAAATACGCCGATTACATTTCTATTCAGGTGCATGCTGCAGGTACGGAAAATGTAAAAGCGGTGATAATAGATGAACTTACCCGGTTACTTCAACCCAAAGGAATATATGAACGCAGTGATCTGAAGTCCCGTGAGTACGAAGGTCTTCCAAATACTAACGGTCTCCTGTCCGGAGAATTACCTCCGGAGTTTGTCGATGTCGTAGAGAATGGTATCCGTTATAAGGTGAATATTATAGATGGACAAAAATCCGGTTTCTATTGCGATCAGCGTGAAAACAGATATCTGACTGCACAATATGTGAAAGACAAAAGAGTACTGGACTGCTTTTGTTATTCAGGAGGTTTTACTTTGAATAGCATTCAGCAAGGTGCGGCTGCGGTTACTGCTGTGGACAGTTCGGCTCTGGCGATCGAAACATTGGAACGCAATATGGTTGTCAACGGATTTGAGACTTCCGCTCATCGGTTTATCTTATCGGATGTGAATAAGCAGTTGCGTACTTTTATTGAAGAGGAAGCGAAATTTGATGTCGTGATCCTGGATCCGCCCAAATACGCACCTTCAAGATCTTCATTGGAAAAAGCATCCAGAGCCTATAAAGATCTTAACAGAAGAGGCATGATGCTATTGGAAAGCGGCGGATTGCTTGCTACTTTCTCCTGTTCAGGAGCCATGGATATCAGTACATTCAAACAGGTCATTGCCTGGGCTGCACTCGATGCAGGTAAGGAAATTCAGTTTATAAGACAATTTCATCAACCTGAAGATCATCCCGTCCGGGCTTCCTTCCCCGAAGGGGAGTACCTCAAAGGTTTATTGGTACGAATACTTTAA
- a CDS encoding MFS transporter, producing MVANFKDNKPVFSILFAVSFIHLLNDFVQGIIPSVYPLLKDEHHLTFSQIGMITFVYQMAASIFQPVVGSFTDKRPQPYSQIIGMAFSLVGLILFSYAHSYEIILIAVFLVGVGSSIFHPESSRVAYMASGGKRSLAQSIFQIGGNAGTALAPILVAFFILPKGQQAIVWFAIVPILGKVVALYIGKWYSRKLEHRTTVKNKTISVPDLSNKKITLSVVVLLLLIISKYFYIASITNYFQFFTMEKFGISEVQAQVFLFYFLIAVAVGTLLGGIFGDRFGRKYVIWFSVLGVAPFSLALPYVDFTTTGILIVIIGLILSSAFPSIIVYAQELLPRKLGMVSGLFYGFAFGMGGLGSALLGWYADHTSITFIYHICSYLPLIGIVAYYLPDLQKTTYREVEF from the coding sequence ATGGTTGCTAATTTTAAAGATAACAAACCTGTTTTTTCAATTCTTTTTGCCGTAAGTTTTATTCACCTGCTCAATGACTTTGTTCAGGGCATTATTCCTTCTGTGTATCCTTTACTGAAGGACGAGCATCATCTTACCTTCTCCCAGATCGGGATGATCACCTTTGTGTATCAGATGGCCGCATCTATCTTTCAACCCGTAGTAGGGTCTTTCACAGATAAGCGACCTCAGCCGTATTCTCAGATTATCGGGATGGCATTTTCATTAGTAGGACTTATCCTGTTTTCGTATGCACATAGTTATGAGATTATTCTGATAGCTGTGTTTCTTGTAGGTGTCGGATCTTCTATTTTTCATCCAGAGTCGTCCAGGGTAGCCTACATGGCTTCCGGAGGAAAAAGAAGTCTTGCTCAGTCTATCTTCCAGATCGGTGGTAATGCCGGAACAGCGCTGGCACCTATTCTGGTTGCATTTTTTATTCTTCCCAAAGGGCAGCAAGCCATTGTCTGGTTTGCGATTGTCCCTATTTTAGGTAAGGTAGTTGCACTGTATATCGGTAAATGGTACAGCCGTAAATTAGAGCACCGTACCACCGTCAAGAATAAGACGATCAGCGTACCGGATCTTTCTAACAAGAAAATCACTTTGTCCGTCGTAGTCTTGCTGCTGCTGATCATTTCTAAATATTTTTATATTGCCAGTATTACCAACTATTTTCAGTTCTTCACGATGGAGAAATTTGGTATCTCTGAAGTACAGGCACAGGTATTCTTATTTTACTTTCTGATAGCAGTGGCAGTAGGGACGTTGTTGGGAGGTATATTCGGTGACCGTTTTGGCCGTAAATATGTGATCTGGTTTTCTGTACTGGGTGTAGCACCGTTTTCATTAGCTCTTCCGTACGTTGACTTTACGACGACTGGTATTCTTATCGTGATTATCGGATTGATCCTGTCTTCTGCATTTCCTTCCATTATTGTATATGCGCAGGAGCTGCTTCCCCGTAAGTTAGGAATGGTGTCAGGATTGTTTTATGGGTTTGCTTTTGGTATGGGAGGCTTGGGATCTGCATTGTTAGGCTGGTACGCAGACCATACTTCTATCACCTTTATCTATCATATCTGTTCGTACTTACCATTGATCGGTATTGTGGCCTATTATCTTCCTGATCTGCAAAAAACGACATACAGAGAAGTCGAATTCTGA
- a CDS encoding SGNH/GDSL hydrolase family protein yields MNTNRRSFISKSLLTVGAAVAGTSLLQGRENNLSLPAKGNQISIRKNDIILFQGDSITDAGRQKDNPNPNETSAFGSGYALLAAGSLLSEHASKNIKIFNKGISGNRVPDLQKRWQRDTFDIKPTILSILIGVNDFWRTMDSGASNTAQQYKEQYQKLLDDTLKQLPNVQLIIGEPFGLKGVKHVTDAWYPAFEGYQQAARDVAKEFKAILIPYQTIFDKALAEAPGNYWTTDGVHTSLAGATLMAESWLNTIK; encoded by the coding sequence ATGAATACAAACAGAAGATCTTTTATCAGCAAAAGTCTGCTTACCGTAGGTGCAGCCGTGGCCGGCACCTCATTACTACAAGGTCGTGAAAACAATTTGTCCTTACCTGCAAAAGGTAATCAGATCAGCATTAGGAAAAATGATATCATACTTTTTCAGGGAGACTCCATTACAGATGCCGGTCGTCAGAAGGACAATCCTAATCCCAATGAAACTTCCGCATTCGGAAGCGGCTATGCCCTGTTAGCAGCAGGCAGTCTGTTGTCCGAACATGCATCCAAAAACATTAAGATCTTCAATAAAGGTATCAGCGGTAACCGGGTACCGGATCTGCAAAAACGCTGGCAAAGGGATACTTTTGATATCAAACCTACTATCCTGAGCATCCTGATCGGTGTTAACGACTTTTGGAGGACAATGGATAGCGGCGCCAGCAATACAGCACAACAGTATAAAGAGCAGTATCAGAAACTGCTGGACGACACCTTGAAACAGTTACCTAACGTACAGCTTATTATCGGTGAACCCTTTGGACTGAAAGGGGTAAAACATGTAACTGATGCATGGTATCCGGCTTTTGAAGGCTATCAACAGGCGGCACGTGATGTTGCGAAAGAATTTAAAGCGATCCTGATCCCTTATCAGACTATTTTTGACAAGGCACTCGCTGAGGCTCCGGGTAATTACTGGACTACAGATGGCGTACATACCAGTCTTGCAGGAGCAACATTAATGGCAGAATCCTGGTTAAATACCATTAAATAA
- the thrC gene encoding threonine synthase produces the protein MKLYSTQNKDLRVSFKDAVFNSLPADKGLYMPEVIPQLDPMFIRNIQQYSLEEIAFTVAHALIGQDIPADDLKKIIKDAINFDAPVRFLSKDTAVLELFHGPSYAFKDFGARFMSRVMGYFSQSDDKLLDVLVATSGDTGGAVALGFLGVEGTRVTILYPKGKVSEVQEQQLTTNGQNIRALEVDGTFDDCQALVKKAFNDAELNRELRLTSANSINIARLIPQTFYYFYAYAQLKAQGINQVVFSVPSGNFGNIGAGLLAYKMGLPVEKFVAATNVNDTVPRFLSSGQYQPKPSVQTLANAMDVGDPSNWVRILDLFDQDPEALKKVVTSYTYDDDATKAAMKQLYLEYQYVACPHTAIAWLASQAYLGEHPGQYASVFLSTAHPCKFPDAIDADVFEKVKLPEGAELLSGKEKLAKELPVDYDLFKAYLLENK, from the coding sequence ATGAAATTATACAGTACTCAGAATAAAGATCTGCGTGTATCCTTCAAAGATGCCGTATTCAATTCACTGCCTGCAGACAAGGGACTTTATATGCCCGAGGTGATCCCTCAGCTGGATCCCATGTTTATCCGTAACATTCAGCAATACTCTTTAGAAGAGATTGCATTTACGGTTGCCCATGCTTTGATCGGGCAGGATATCCCGGCTGATGATCTTAAAAAGATCATTAAGGATGCCATTAATTTTGATGCTCCTGTCCGCTTTCTGAGCAAAGATACAGCGGTATTGGAATTGTTCCACGGTCCGTCTTATGCTTTTAAAGATTTCGGAGCTCGCTTTATGAGCCGTGTTATGGGCTATTTCTCTCAATCTGATGATAAGTTGTTAGATGTACTGGTGGCTACATCAGGTGATACCGGAGGAGCTGTAGCATTAGGCTTTTTAGGTGTAGAAGGGACAAGAGTAACGATTCTGTATCCAAAAGGAAAAGTTTCCGAAGTACAGGAACAGCAGCTTACCACCAACGGGCAGAATATCCGGGCACTGGAAGTAGACGGTACGTTTGATGATTGCCAGGCGCTGGTGAAGAAGGCATTTAATGATGCTGAATTGAATAGGGAATTAAGATTGACATCCGCCAATTCTATTAATATTGCACGTCTTATTCCGCAAACCTTTTATTATTTCTATGCCTATGCGCAATTGAAGGCACAGGGAATCAATCAGGTTGTCTTCAGTGTGCCAAGCGGCAATTTTGGAAATATAGGTGCCGGATTGCTGGCCTATAAGATGGGGCTTCCTGTTGAAAAATTTGTGGCCGCAACCAATGTCAATGATACAGTTCCGCGTTTCTTGTCTTCCGGACAATACCAGCCTAAGCCTTCTGTACAGACACTTGCCAATGCTATGGATGTCGGTGATCCGAGTAATTGGGTGCGTATTCTGGATCTGTTTGATCAGGATCCGGAAGCCTTGAAAAAGGTTGTTACATCCTATACTTACGATGATGATGCGACTAAGGCTGCTATGAAACAGCTTTATCTGGAATATCAATATGTCGCTTGTCCGCATACCGCTATTGCCTGGTTAGCTTCACAAGCTTATCTTGGCGAACATCCGGGACAGTATGCTTCCGTATTTCTTTCTACTGCGCATCCCTGCAAATTTCCGGATGCTATCGATGCAGATGTATTCGAAAAGGTTAAACTTCCGGAAGGAGCGGAGTTGCTGTCCGGAAAGGAAAAACTGGCAAAAGAATTACCGGTTGATTACGACTTGTTCAAAGCCTATTTGTTAGAAAATAAATAA